In Rahnella aquatilis CIP 78.65 = ATCC 33071, one DNA window encodes the following:
- the tnpA gene encoding IS200/IS605-like element IS1541D family transposase, with protein MGDEKSLAHTRWNCKYHIVFAPKYRRQVFYGEKRRAVGSILRKLCEWKNVHILEAECCADHIHMLVEIPPKMSVSSFMGYLKGKSSLMLYEQFGDLKFKYRNREFWCRGYYVDTVGKNTSKIQEYIKHQLEQDKLGEQLSIPYPGSPFTGGK; from the coding sequence ATGGGGGACGAAAAGAGCTTAGCGCACACCCGATGGAACTGTAAATATCACATAGTTTTCGCGCCTAAATACCGAAGGCAGGTCTTCTACGGCGAGAAACGCCGTGCAGTAGGGAGTATTTTAAGAAAACTGTGTGAATGGAAAAATGTGCACATTCTGGAAGCAGAATGCTGTGCAGATCACATCCATATGCTTGTGGAAATCCCGCCGAAGATGAGTGTATCGAGCTTCATGGGGTATCTGAAGGGCAAAAGTAGTCTGATGCTATATGAACAATTTGGTGATCTTAAATTCAAATACAGGAACAGGGAGTTTTGGTGCCGAGGGTATTATGTAGATACAGTGGGTAAAAATACATCGAAGATCCAGGAATACATAAAGCACCAACTGGAGCAGGATAAACTAGGGGAACAGTTATCAATCCCGTATCCAGGGAGCCCGTTTACGGGCGGTAAGTAA
- a CDS encoding fumarylacetoacetate hydrolase family protein: MTDYVIAAPEVPSLAVEGQSARFPLRRVYCVGRNYSEHAREMGHDPDREPPFFFGKPADAVVPASGNVPYPSLTEDLHYEVELVVAIARGGKNIAAEDALSHVWGYTVGVDLTRRDIQAQAKKLGRPWDFAKGFDASAPANPLLPVSQTGHPAAGKIWLDVNGEKRQRGDLSDQIWQVADVISYLSQAVELKPGDVIYTGTPAGVGPVVRGDVITGGIEGLSDFSFTIV, from the coding sequence ATGACTGACTATGTAATTGCTGCACCTGAAGTTCCGTCTCTCGCCGTCGAAGGCCAGAGCGCCCGTTTCCCGCTGCGCCGCGTGTATTGTGTTGGCCGTAACTATTCCGAGCATGCCCGTGAAATGGGTCATGATCCCGATCGCGAACCGCCGTTTTTCTTTGGCAAACCGGCTGATGCCGTGGTTCCCGCCAGCGGCAATGTGCCGTATCCGAGCCTGACCGAAGACCTGCACTATGAAGTGGAACTGGTCGTCGCGATCGCCAGAGGCGGTAAAAATATTGCCGCTGAAGACGCGCTGTCACACGTCTGGGGTTACACCGTGGGTGTGGATTTGACCCGTCGAGATATTCAGGCACAGGCCAAGAAACTGGGACGTCCGTGGGATTTCGCCAAAGGGTTTGATGCTTCCGCACCGGCGAATCCGCTGCTGCCGGTGAGTCAGACAGGTCATCCGGCGGCCGGTAAAATCTGGCTCGACGTGAACGGTGAGAAACGTCAGCGCGGTGATTTGAGCGACCAGATCTGGCAGGTAGCGGACGTTATCAGCTATCTGTCTCAGGCGGTGGAACTCAAGCCGGGTGATGTGATCTATACCGGTACGCCGGCAGGTGTTGGCCCGGTCGTGCGCGGTGACGTGATCACCGGCGGTATCGAAGGACTGAGTGATTTCAGCTTCACTATCGTGTAA
- a CDS encoding SDR family NAD(P)-dependent oxidoreductase: MSDTIRSQSVALITGASSGIGATYADRLAKRGYDLVLVARDAARLKTLSERLQHETGVKITVLPADLTRSEDLARVEDFIRATPQISLLINNAGASLKAGFENSDADAIENLITLNVTSVARLSRVAFDGLIKHPDGAIINIASVMALIPELQSAVYSATKAFVLTFSQTLQFEMAARGLYVQAVLPAATRTEIWERSGKNIDEVPGVMEVGELVDAALLGFDRKEKVTIPPLQDEKQWDDFDALRGAMVPNFLQAHAAPRYKA; this comes from the coding sequence ATGTCAGATACAATTCGCTCTCAGTCCGTGGCCTTAATCACCGGCGCATCAAGCGGCATCGGTGCCACTTACGCCGACCGTCTGGCGAAACGGGGCTATGATTTAGTGCTGGTTGCCCGTGATGCCGCACGCCTGAAAACCCTGTCTGAACGCCTGCAACATGAAACCGGTGTAAAAATCACCGTGTTGCCCGCGGACTTAACCCGCAGCGAAGATTTAGCCCGCGTTGAGGATTTTATCCGCGCCACGCCGCAGATTTCCCTGCTGATAAATAACGCCGGGGCTTCGCTGAAAGCCGGTTTTGAAAACAGCGACGCCGATGCCATTGAGAATCTGATCACCCTGAACGTCACCTCAGTTGCGCGCCTTTCCCGCGTGGCGTTTGATGGTCTGATCAAACATCCTGACGGCGCGATCATTAATATCGCGTCCGTGATGGCGCTGATCCCGGAATTGCAATCTGCGGTGTATTCTGCCACCAAAGCCTTTGTGCTGACCTTCAGCCAGACGCTGCAGTTTGAAATGGCCGCACGCGGCCTGTACGTTCAGGCGGTGCTGCCTGCCGCGACGCGTACGGAAATCTGGGAACGTTCGGGCAAAAATATCGATGAAGTGCCGGGCGTGATGGAAGTGGGTGAGCTGGTGGATGCCGCCTTGCTGGGCTTTGACCGCAAAGAAAAAGTCACCATTCCGCCATTGCAGGACGAAAAACAGTGGGACGATTTTGATGCCCTGCGCGGTGCGATGGTGCCGAACTTCCTGCAGGCTCATGCCGCACCGCGTTACAAAGCCTGA
- a CDS encoding winged helix-turn-helix transcriptional regulator, with protein sequence MKRTRLENTPCPAGRALDLIGDWWTLLIVRDAMYGISRFSEFQRSLGAAKNILSTRLKALVAEGIMKIEPAADGSAYQDYVLTEKGRALQPVLVALGQWGSEYLFEEGEACTQLVDSENRQPLRKLEIHAQDGRVLESRDITPIIPEI encoded by the coding sequence ATGAAACGAACCCGTCTGGAAAACACGCCGTGTCCGGCTGGCCGTGCGCTGGATTTAATCGGCGACTGGTGGACATTGCTGATTGTCCGCGACGCGATGTACGGCATCTCGCGATTCAGCGAATTCCAGCGCAGTCTGGGGGCGGCGAAAAACATTCTCAGCACCCGCCTGAAAGCGCTGGTCGCCGAAGGGATTATGAAGATTGAACCGGCGGCAGATGGCTCGGCGTATCAGGATTACGTGCTGACCGAAAAAGGGCGGGCGCTGCAACCGGTGCTGGTCGCGCTGGGGCAGTGGGGAAGTGAATATTTGTTTGAAGAAGGCGAAGCCTGTACGCAACTGGTGGATAGTGAAAACCGCCAGCCGCTGCGTAAGCTGGAAATTCATGCGCAGGACGGGCGGGTACTGGAAAGCCGGGATATTACGCCGATTATTCCTGAGATTTAA